The following nucleotide sequence is from Thermodesulfobacteriota bacterium.
TGATTTTGCAATTATATATGTGAGTCTGCCTGAGCCGTAAAATGTTGCATTTATAGCTGAGCTGGTAGCTAACAGCGCTGCCACTACAATCATGATAAATCCGAACTTGCCCAAGAAAGTGTTTGCTGCAACCGAAAGAGCATAGTCACTGGTCTTAGTGATCTCTTCAAAACTCATATGCCCTACAACAACTAGAGTAATAAGTATGTATAAGATGATTACAGTAATAACTCCTCCGTAGTAGGCGATAGGCAAAGCTCTTTTAGGATTAACTATGTCCTTTCCGGCATTTGCAATCAGTTCAAACCCCTCGTAGTTAAGGAATATGATCATAGCTCCTGATAGGATAGCAATTGGAGTAACGTACTCATTAGTTGAGAGTCTAGACCACTCAATTGGCGCAAAAAGTCCAAATATGACAAAGCCCAAAAGAATAATCATCTTAAGCGCATTAAATAGATTCTCTGAACGGATAGCCAGATCTGCTCCAAAGTAGTTAACGAGAGAAAGAAACACAATTATTCCTGTAATAAGGAAGTGCCTCCAAAAAATGTAATCTTCTTTTGGAAACAAGCTTGCTCCGTAACTCCCGAAGGCAAACGCATAAATCGCAAGCAGGACAACGTAGCTTAGGCAAAGAAGGATATTGAGCGAGCCTGTGGTTACTCCGGACCCGAAACCTCTATTTAAAAATTCAACAGTTCCGCCCTCGCTTGGATATCTAAGAGTAAGTTTTAGATATGAATAACTGGTAAGAAGAGCAACAATTCCAGCCACTATAAAGGCCACTGGGGCAGCGCCCCTAGTAAGCTCCACAGTAAGCCCTGTAACAGCAAATATTCCTCCGCCAACCATGCCTCCTATGCCTATAGATAAGGCCGAAAATGTCCCCACCTTGTTTTTACTCTCAGTACCACCGCTTTTGTTCAAGATTATGCTCCTAGGATTTAATAATATGAGTGTTGAATCTACTAGCTTTCATAATCATCATAAC
It contains:
- a CDS encoding APC family permease; amino-acid sequence: MNKSGGTESKNKVGTFSALSIGIGGMVGGGIFAVTGLTVELTRGAAPVAFIVAGIVALLTSYSYLKLTLRYPSEGGTVEFLNRGFGSGVTTGSLNILLCLSYVVLLAIYAFAFGSYGASLFPKEDYIFWRHFLITGIIVFLSLVNYFGADLAIRSENLFNALKMIILLGFVIFGLFAPIEWSRLSTNEYVTPIAILSGAMIIFLNYEGFELIANAGKDIVNPKRALPIAYYGGVITVIILYILITLVVVGHMSFEEITKTSDYALSVAANTFLGKFGFIMIVVAALLATSSAINATFYGSGRLTYIIAKSGELPKELERPIRQQPLEGMIIFAVLTLIIANFIPLHAIATMGSAGFLLIFMAVNMANYKLAKETNSRAWISMLAAISCFIALVALSWQTYSTATTRTQLLILFGMIAISIAIEIVYRKFTKRKIHMGR